TTAAGCCTGGTATTAGTAAAGTAATTGTAGGTAGACCAAAGAAACTATCCTTATTATTTACCATGAAATTTGGTCAAATCTATAATTCCCTGCAAAGTCAATTATCGCAATATTGCTGATTTATTTAATGTTTTTCCATTATCCGCTCTATTTATGCTCTTACGCTTTATTTTTTTATGCTTTTTAAGTTATTTTATTTATATGGATAATAAGCTTTCAAATCGTAAGCCTCCGCGTTCGTCGCAATATGAACAGATAGTTAAAGCACGACGCACGAATACTTTCACTCGTTCATAGCGCTTATCATCTAACAGTTGTTTAGTTAACCCTTTACCCACTAGTCCAGTGGCGCCAATCACAATTGCTGTTTTATCCATGATAAAATGTCAACGATTCTACATAGTACGCTGCGACTGTGCCTTCTTTTGCGCCGCTGCCGCTTTAAGTTGTTCTAATTGTTGTTTAGCTGCGGCATCACCGGATTGCTGACGTAATTTTTGCAAGCGTGTATCAAGTGAGCTATCAGCCAACTCAGCCCCAAGCTTTGCTTGCGCGGCTATATTGTTAATATTTTCGCGAACATTATCGAGGGCCTTAACCTCAGCATCAATAGAAAAACCTTCGAGTTGTTCTTGAATACGTAAACGTGCTTTGGCTGATGCCATTTTGGCAAGCATAACATCTTTTTCAGCTTTAAGTTTTTTAATTTCAACCTGCACTTGAATCAATGATGATTTGGCGTTTTCAGCATCAGTGCTGGCAATTTCAAGCTCACCCTTTAATTCAGCCACCGTAGTTTCAAGTTGGTTCTTCTTTTGAATAAGCACCAGTGCTAAATCATCTTGGTTGGTTTCTACTGCGGTGTTTAGATCAGCATCTACTTGTACCAAATCTTTAGTATGCACCGCTAGACGTTGCTCTAAATCTTCGCGTCGGCGAATTATTGCTGCAGTTGCTTTTTTAAGCTGTGAATACTTTTCGATCATGCCATTAATGGCATTTTCATAGGCAATTTCTGGGTGGTCTTTTTCAACATCTGATATCCAAAGGCCCCAAAATCCTCTCCATAAATTACCAAGGCGCGTAAAAAAACCAGCCATCCGAATACCTTCTTTCTCAAGTGAAGGTTAGGGGGTATCCCTAATTATTGAAGTTTTTTTAATCATAAACTAGGTTTAACAAATACCTGTTGGCGATAAAAATTAAGTTCTGCAATGGATTGGCGCACATCATGTAGTGCTGTATGTTTACCATCTTCAGGTTTTTCATACTTTGTACCCAACCAAAAACCAGCTAGCTCTTTAATACTTGAAACATCGATTTGGCGATAGTGCAAATAACCTTCTAATAGCGGCATATGATTTACCAAAAATCGTCGGTCTTGCCAGATCGAATTACCACATAAGCGTGCCGTACGAAATTGTGCATGCTTGCTTAGCAATTCTAAGGCTTTTTTCTCTGCATCAGCCACACTAACCTGCGAATTACGTACTGCTGCTAATAGGCCTGATTTTTCATGCATATTGCGAACAAAAGGACTCATTTCAGCCAATATTGATTCTGGTTGCCAAATATTAATTTCAAGAGGTGACGCAATTTCTTTTAATTCAGTATCGGTAAGAATCATCGCTAACTGCACAATGACACAATTCTCGGGGCAAAGGCCGGTCATTTCAAGGTCTAACCATGCAAGAATGGATTTTTTCATATTAAGCAATCGAGCAGAGTGTAGCATTTTTTACAAGATTTATCGTGGCAAATTCTGCTAAAAAGAGCTGCATTATGAATACACCTGCTAATAATTCATCTTCTCTTTCTGGTTCGCAGCCGTCATCTAAAACTTCTGGCAAAGAGCCAGATGGCTTCCAAACTCATCAAGA
This is a stretch of genomic DNA from Deltaproteobacteria bacterium. It encodes these proteins:
- the orn gene encoding oligoribonuclease; the protein is MKKSILAWLDLEMTGLCPENCVIVQLAMILTDTELKEIASPLEINIWQPESILAEMSPFVRNMHEKSGLLAAVRNSQVSVADAEKKALELLSKHAQFRTARLCGNSIWQDRRFLVNHMPLLEGYLHYRQIDVSSIKELAGFWLGTKYEKPEDGKHTALHDVRQSIAELNFYRQQVFVKPSL
- a CDS encoding PspA/IM30 family protein, coding for MAGFFTRLGNLWRGFWGLWISDVEKDHPEIAYENAINGMIEKYSQLKKATAAIIRRREDLEQRLAVHTKDLVQVDADLNTAVETNQDDLALVLIQKKNQLETTVAELKGELEIASTDAENAKSSLIQVQVEIKKLKAEKDVMLAKMASAKARLRIQEQLEGFSIDAEVKALDNVRENINNIAAQAKLGAELADSSLDTRLQKLRQQSGDAAAKQQLEQLKAAAAQKKAQSQRTM